The proteins below come from a single Salinilacihabitans rarus genomic window:
- a CDS encoding helix-turn-helix transcriptional regulator, whose amino-acid sequence MTHTNVLPQSEVEPLLETVEFLSRSANRVRVLDALTAGPADRRGIEAATGVSRATLSRTLAAFERRGWVDRDRDRYELTELGAFVAREFRGLLDRLRVVDDLREVVRWFPEEEYGFDLAGLAGADVVRSRKADAFAPTTHLVESLESAERARIASYTLLPDCIETCRRRVAAGRLTLDLILGNRAVAAVEAHPTTAAHIDELAASPAARLSRYDGDLPFVVVVADDAVNLCLSDEDGALHATIETTDPGIHAWATTRLDVYRREAVPIDAPSP is encoded by the coding sequence ATGACACACACGAACGTCCTGCCGCAGTCCGAGGTGGAGCCCCTGCTAGAGACCGTCGAGTTCCTCTCGCGGTCCGCGAACCGCGTCCGGGTGCTCGACGCCCTGACGGCGGGGCCGGCCGACCGCCGCGGGATCGAGGCCGCGACCGGCGTCTCCCGGGCGACGCTCAGCCGGACGCTGGCGGCGTTCGAGCGACGGGGGTGGGTCGACCGCGACCGCGACCGGTACGAACTGACGGAACTCGGCGCGTTCGTCGCCCGCGAGTTCCGGGGACTGCTCGACCGACTGCGCGTCGTCGACGACCTCCGCGAGGTGGTCCGGTGGTTCCCCGAGGAGGAGTACGGCTTCGACCTCGCCGGGCTGGCGGGGGCCGACGTCGTCCGCTCGCGCAAGGCGGACGCGTTCGCGCCGACGACCCACCTCGTCGAGTCGCTCGAATCCGCCGAACGGGCGCGGATCGCCTCGTACACCCTCCTCCCGGACTGCATCGAGACGTGCCGGCGACGTGTCGCCGCCGGCCGGTTGACGCTAGATCTGATCCTCGGGAACCGCGCGGTCGCCGCCGTCGAGGCTCACCCGACGACGGCCGCCCACATCGACGAACTGGCGGCGTCGCCGGCGGCGCGGCTCTCCCGGTACGACGGGGACCTGCCGTTCGTCGTCGTCGTGGCCGACGACGCGGTGAACCTCTGTCTCTCCGACGAGGACGGCGCGCTCCACGCGACGATCGAGACGACCGATCCGGGGATCCACGCGTGGGCGACGACCCGCCTCGACGTCTACCGGCGCGAGGCGGTCCCGATCGACGCGCCGTCGCCGTGA
- a CDS encoding selenium-binding family protein, whose protein sequence is MAVDHTHHHEHDHDVGGPGYTTPQAAIEEAEREKVAYVVSLHTGTDVDAPDFLAVVDVDPESATYREIIDRIEMPTRGDELHHFGWNACSSSCHAEGLERQYLVVPGNRSSRIHVVDTADRENPELVKVIEPEEVFEHDLSAPHTVHCIPGGEIMISMLGNADGDLPGGFLLLDEEFEIAGRFDTPGDIGMNYDYWYQPRRNVMVSSEWAAPSTYQPGFDLADVEAGKYGQRLNVWNWADRTVEQTIDLGEEGLVPLEVRFLHSPESDHAYVGAALSSNMFHLHSEDGEWRATKVIDVEPREHEDWDMPVPGLITDLLVSMDDRYLFFTNWLHGEVRMYDVSDPSNPRPTDTISVGGLFGDVREVRGRAINAGPQMLQLSLDGERLYWTTSLYSTWDDQFFPAEGEQGSVMLKADVDPRRGTMTLDEEFLVDFGDLPEGPARAHEMRWPGGDCTSDVWQ, encoded by the coding sequence ATGGCAGTAGATCACACCCACCACCACGAACACGACCACGACGTCGGCGGGCCGGGGTACACGACTCCCCAGGCCGCCATCGAAGAAGCGGAACGGGAGAAAGTCGCGTACGTCGTCTCGCTTCACACCGGCACCGACGTCGACGCGCCCGACTTCCTCGCGGTCGTCGACGTCGACCCCGAGTCGGCGACGTACCGCGAGATAATCGACCGGATCGAGATGCCGACCCGCGGCGACGAACTGCACCACTTCGGCTGGAACGCCTGTTCGTCGTCGTGTCACGCCGAGGGGCTCGAACGCCAGTACCTCGTCGTGCCGGGGAACCGCTCCTCGCGCATCCACGTCGTCGACACCGCGGACCGCGAGAACCCCGAACTCGTCAAGGTCATCGAACCCGAGGAGGTCTTCGAACACGACCTCTCGGCCCCACACACCGTCCACTGCATCCCGGGCGGGGAGATCATGATCAGCATGCTCGGGAACGCCGACGGCGACCTCCCGGGTGGCTTCCTCCTGCTCGACGAGGAGTTCGAGATCGCCGGCCGCTTCGACACGCCGGGAGACATCGGGATGAACTACGACTACTGGTACCAGCCGCGTCGCAACGTGATGGTCTCCTCCGAGTGGGCCGCCCCGTCGACCTACCAGCCGGGGTTCGACCTCGCGGACGTCGAGGCGGGCAAGTACGGCCAGCGGCTCAACGTCTGGAACTGGGCGGACCGGACGGTCGAACAGACCATCGACCTCGGCGAGGAGGGGCTGGTCCCGCTCGAAGTCCGCTTCCTCCACTCGCCCGAGTCGGACCACGCCTACGTCGGCGCGGCGCTCTCCTCGAACATGTTCCACCTCCACAGCGAGGACGGCGAGTGGCGCGCGACGAAGGTCATCGACGTGGAGCCACGCGAACACGAGGACTGGGACATGCCGGTCCCCGGCCTCATCACCGACCTCCTGGTCTCGATGGACGACCGGTACCTGTTCTTCACGAACTGGCTCCACGGCGAGGTCCGCATGTACGACGTCTCCGACCCGTCGAACCCGCGGCCCACCGACACCATCTCCGTCGGCGGCCTCTTCGGCGACGTCCGGGAGGTCCGGGGGCGGGCGATCAACGCCGGCCCGCAGATGCTCCAGTTGAGCCTCGACGGCGAACGGCTCTACTGGACCACCTCGCTGTACTCGACGTGGGACGACCAGTTTTTCCCCGCCGAGGGCGAGCAAGGCTCCGTGATGCTGAAGGCTGACGTCGACCCGCGGCGGGGGACGATGACCCTCGACGAGGAGTTCCTCGTCGACTTCGGCGACCTGCCCGAGGGGCCGGCGCGGGCCCACGAGATGCGCTGGCCCGGCGGCGACTGCACCAGCGATGTCTGGCAGTAG
- a CDS encoding helix-turn-helix domain-containing protein, with protein sequence MSVTIDRDARDARLKWASEPALDAEAVLTALEDRDCREILAATAETALTASEIADRCEIPRSTLYRKLELLTDASLLEEGIRIRTSGKHASEYRRGFDDVTVTVSGDEGLQVALSQP encoded by the coding sequence ATGTCCGTGACGATCGACCGCGACGCGAGGGATGCACGACTCAAGTGGGCCAGCGAACCGGCGTTAGACGCCGAGGCGGTCCTGACCGCTCTGGAGGACCGCGACTGCCGCGAGATCCTCGCGGCGACCGCCGAGACGGCGCTTACGGCGTCGGAGATCGCCGACCGGTGTGAGATTCCGCGGTCGACGCTGTACCGCAAACTCGAACTGCTGACCGACGCGTCGCTGCTCGAAGAGGGGATCCGCATCCGCACGTCGGGCAAGCACGCGAGCGAGTACCGCCGCGGCTTCGACGACGTCACCGTCACCGTCTCCGGGGACGAGGGCCTCCAAGTCGCCCTCTCCCAGCCCTGA
- a CDS encoding helix-turn-helix domain-containing protein: MSSGIRAEVRVESPADCPVARVSGEADAASYSITKSVDPTDPDVVTEEFVLGARADPDDLDVDPSLDDVFSYGSKAVYRFERDLGRGCACECIERFDCPVIDLHAEDGALHLVFHAPDMETLQGAMGALRERYPDLDVQRLLRSREGETDEEKLVFVDRSRLTDRQREVLETAHGMGYFDHPKRANAGEVADELDITTSTLTEHLSAAQRKLLGAILDG, encoded by the coding sequence ATGAGTTCGGGCATCCGCGCCGAGGTGCGGGTCGAGTCGCCGGCCGACTGCCCGGTCGCGCGCGTCTCCGGCGAGGCGGACGCGGCGAGTTACTCGATCACCAAGAGCGTCGACCCGACCGACCCCGACGTCGTCACCGAGGAGTTCGTCCTCGGCGCGCGGGCCGACCCCGACGACCTCGACGTCGACCCCTCCCTCGACGACGTCTTCTCGTACGGTTCGAAGGCCGTCTACCGCTTCGAGCGCGACCTCGGGCGGGGCTGTGCCTGCGAGTGCATCGAGCGCTTCGACTGCCCGGTGATCGACCTCCACGCCGAGGACGGCGCGTTACACCTCGTCTTCCACGCCCCCGACATGGAGACCCTGCAGGGAGCGATGGGGGCGCTCCGCGAGCGGTACCCCGACCTCGACGTCCAGCGACTGTTGCGCTCGCGCGAGGGTGAGACCGACGAGGAGAAACTCGTCTTCGTCGACCGGAGCCGGCTCACCGACCGCCAGCGGGAGGTCCTGGAGACCGCCCACGGGATGGGCTACTTCGACCACCCCAAGCGGGCCAACGCCGGCGAGGTGGCCGACGAACTCGACATTACGACCTCGACGCTGACCGAACACCTCTCGGCGGCCCAGCGAAAGCTCCTCGGGGCCATCCTCGACGGGTAA
- a CDS encoding zinc ribbon domain-containing protein, producing MSYEFTCSECGQEIEVDESMREATLSHGCPVCGAPVAASNFASH from the coding sequence ATGAGTTACGAGTTCACGTGCTCCGAGTGCGGCCAGGAGATAGAGGTCGACGAGTCGATGCGCGAGGCCACCCTCTCACACGGCTGTCCCGTCTGCGGTGCACCGGTCGCCGCGTCGAACTTCGCCAGCCACTAG
- a CDS encoding pyridoxamine 5'-phosphate oxidase family protein, with protein MSIEQETEMTDSEIDALLSRHETGVLALARSDEPYAIPISYGYDPDDRTFYMRLVSTPESEKRRFLASSPAVRLVVYETGEEVYRSVVATGDLEGIPPAELTADQIVQYGEARRPLFEIWAETKRDLDIELYTLSPETLTGRRTVVDRE; from the coding sequence ATGTCCATCGAGCAGGAGACCGAGATGACCGACTCGGAGATCGACGCGCTGTTGAGCCGCCACGAGACGGGGGTACTCGCGCTCGCACGCTCCGACGAACCGTACGCCATTCCGATCTCGTACGGGTACGATCCGGACGACCGGACGTTCTACATGCGGCTCGTCTCGACGCCGGAGAGCGAGAAGCGTCGGTTCCTCGCCTCGTCGCCGGCCGTCCGCCTCGTCGTCTACGAGACCGGCGAGGAGGTCTACCGCAGCGTCGTCGCCACCGGCGACCTCGAAGGGATTCCGCCCGCGGAGCTCACCGCCGACCAGATCGTCCAGTACGGCGAGGCGAGGCGACCGCTGTTCGAGATCTGGGCGGAGACGAAACGCGACCTCGACATCGAACTCTACACGCTCTCACCGGAAACGCTGACGGGACGACGGACCGTCGTCGACCGCGAGTAG
- the hisD gene encoding histidinol dehydrogenase: protein MTVPVTEVAELGPDARAAFFERDAGVDEVRADVREIVSRVREEGDVAVREFAREFDGVEVGNLDITDECERAYDGIDDDLREAIETAAANVREFHEAQLPEDWRREFDDGRELGRRFRPLDRVGVYVPGGTAAYPSSAIMGVVPAVVAGVDHVSVVTPPADEPNPATLAAIHAAGADAVYAVGGAQAVAALAYGTETVTRVRKIVGPGNRWVTAAKAEVRGDVEIDLLAGPSEVVVVADASADPEFVAAELLAQAEHDPNASVVAVTDDEETAAAVAGAVDRGASERDREDVIREALANDASGVLLARSLSEAILFTEEYAPEHLAIVADDEESVLDRIDSAGSVFLGPHTPVAAGDYASGTNHVLPTNGTAHVTGGLSVDTFLRATTVQRLSADGLADLAPTITTLAEAEGLEAHAESVRVRLDDDS from the coding sequence ATGACAGTACCCGTGACCGAGGTGGCCGAACTCGGCCCGGACGCTCGCGCCGCGTTCTTCGAGCGGGACGCCGGCGTCGACGAGGTCCGCGCGGACGTCCGAGAGATCGTCTCGCGCGTCCGCGAGGAGGGCGACGTCGCCGTCCGCGAGTTCGCCCGCGAGTTCGACGGCGTCGAGGTCGGCAACCTCGATATCACAGACGAGTGCGAGCGCGCCTACGACGGGATCGACGACGACCTCCGCGAGGCGATCGAGACCGCCGCCGCGAACGTCCGCGAGTTCCACGAGGCCCAACTCCCCGAGGACTGGCGCCGGGAGTTCGACGACGGCCGCGAACTCGGGCGACGGTTCCGGCCGCTCGATCGCGTCGGCGTCTACGTCCCCGGCGGGACCGCCGCCTACCCGTCGAGTGCGATCATGGGCGTCGTTCCGGCGGTCGTCGCCGGCGTCGACCACGTCTCGGTCGTCACCCCGCCGGCCGACGAGCCGAACCCCGCGACGCTGGCGGCGATCCACGCCGCGGGCGCCGACGCGGTCTACGCCGTCGGCGGGGCGCAGGCGGTCGCCGCGCTCGCCTACGGCACAGAGACGGTCACGCGCGTCCGGAAGATCGTCGGCCCCGGCAACCGGTGGGTGACCGCCGCGAAGGCCGAGGTCCGCGGCGACGTCGAGATCGACCTCCTCGCGGGGCCGAGCGAGGTGGTGGTCGTCGCCGACGCGAGTGCGGACCCCGAGTTCGTCGCCGCCGAACTGCTCGCACAGGCCGAACACGACCCGAACGCCTCCGTCGTCGCCGTCACCGACGACGAGGAGACGGCGGCGGCGGTCGCCGGGGCGGTCGACCGCGGCGCGAGCGAACGCGACCGCGAGGACGTGATCCGCGAGGCACTGGCCAACGACGCCAGCGGCGTCCTGCTCGCCCGGTCGCTGAGCGAGGCGATCCTCTTCACCGAGGAGTACGCCCCCGAGCACCTCGCGATCGTCGCCGACGACGAGGAGTCGGTCCTCGACCGGATCGACAGCGCGGGCAGCGTCTTCCTCGGCCCGCACACCCCGGTCGCCGCGGGCGACTACGCCAGCGGGACGAACCACGTGCTGCCGACCAACGGGACCGCCCACGTCACCGGCGGGCTCTCGGTCGACACCTTCCTCCGGGCGACGACCGTCCAGCGGCTCTCCGCGGACGGCCTCGCGGACCTCGCGCCGACGATCACGACCCTCGCCGAGGCCGAGGGTCTGGAGGCCCACGCCGAGAGCGTCCGGGTCCGTCTCGACGACGACTCCTGA
- a CDS encoding HesB/IscA family protein — translation MSTDAADGGETRPRIEVTEDAAEQALSLLDGENMDTEEAGLRLFVQQGGCAGLSYGMRFDTEPEEDDEVYEQHGLRVFVDPASLKYIEGSVVDYEHGLQAAGFEVQNPNVVSECGCGESFRT, via the coding sequence ATGAGTACGGACGCCGCGGACGGGGGCGAGACCCGCCCCCGGATCGAAGTCACCGAGGACGCCGCGGAGCAGGCCCTCTCGCTGCTCGACGGCGAGAACATGGATACCGAGGAGGCCGGCCTCCGGCTGTTCGTCCAGCAGGGCGGCTGCGCGGGCCTCTCCTACGGGATGCGCTTCGACACCGAACCCGAGGAGGACGACGAGGTGTACGAGCAACACGGCCTGCGGGTCTTCGTCGACCCCGCGAGCCTGAAGTACATCGAGGGCAGCGTCGTCGACTACGAACACGGCCTCCAGGCGGCCGGCTTCGAGGTCCAGAACCCCAACGTCGTCAGCGAGTGTGGCTGCGGCGAGTCGTTCCGGACCTGA
- a CDS encoding winged helix-turn-helix transcriptional regulator codes for MTGSPDSTADAPDSPETDATCYCPVGGVMDLLSKRYAVQVICVVGAVGPARYGEIEAAFESVSSSTLSRRLDELAEADLLAREQYAEIPPRVEYDLTPTGEELCRRLEPLVEWVVEEENRERPVASDAAAGE; via the coding sequence ATGACGGGATCACCCGATTCGACGGCCGACGCTCCGGATTCGCCCGAGACCGACGCGACCTGCTACTGTCCCGTCGGCGGCGTGATGGACCTGTTGAGCAAGCGGTACGCCGTGCAGGTGATCTGCGTCGTCGGCGCCGTCGGCCCGGCGAGGTACGGCGAGATCGAGGCGGCATTCGAGTCCGTGAGCAGTTCGACGCTCTCGAGACGGCTCGACGAACTCGCCGAGGCCGACCTGCTCGCGCGCGAGCAGTACGCCGAGATTCCGCCGCGGGTCGAGTACGACCTCACGCCGACGGGCGAGGAACTGTGCCGACGACTGGAACCGCTCGTCGAGTGGGTCGTCGAGGAGGAGAACCGCGAGCGGCCGGTCGCGAGCGACGCGGCGGCCGGCGAGTGA
- the merB gene encoding organomercurial lyase, with amino-acid sequence MVDEPCDCCGIDPESGRNRGPSPGTNEGHWIDDAPITEATLPADVRAAMERFLDGGPIETLGDVVSTIRRRAGGGPLDVADLCHADGPTGHRGTVDGRTYHFECFFDAIVLAERVESPVDVRTESPGGAVVEVRATGTGDLAATPADAALSFGVAADPDSFSSGDWTFEEAYAAFCPYVRAFPDRAAYEAWAPTVPAATVGAPLSDAIPLAARFAE; translated from the coding sequence ATGGTCGACGAACCCTGCGATTGCTGTGGTATCGATCCCGAATCGGGGCGGAACCGCGGCCCGTCTCCCGGAACGAACGAGGGGCACTGGATCGACGACGCGCCGATCACCGAAGCGACGCTCCCCGCGGACGTTCGGGCGGCGATGGAACGGTTCCTCGACGGTGGCCCGATCGAGACGCTCGGAGACGTCGTCTCGACGATCCGCCGGCGGGCCGGCGGCGGTCCCCTCGACGTGGCCGACCTCTGCCACGCCGACGGGCCGACTGGACACCGCGGGACGGTCGACGGGCGGACGTACCACTTCGAGTGTTTCTTCGACGCGATCGTCCTCGCCGAGCGGGTCGAATCGCCGGTCGACGTCCGGACCGAGAGTCCGGGCGGCGCGGTCGTCGAGGTCCGCGCGACGGGCACGGGCGACCTCGCGGCGACGCCCGCCGACGCGGCGCTGTCGTTCGGGGTCGCCGCCGATCCCGATTCGTTCTCGTCCGGCGACTGGACGTTCGAGGAGGCGTACGCGGCGTTCTGTCCGTACGTCCGGGCGTTCCCCGACCGGGCGGCCTACGAGGCGTGGGCGCCGACGGTTCCGGCGGCGACCGTCGGGGCGCCGCTGTCGGACGCGATTCCCCTCGCCGCGCGCTTCGCGGAGTGA
- a CDS encoding dodecin: protein MVFKKITLIGTSTESFDDAADDAIDRAEETLQNVYWVEVDELGVEIASVEGREYQAEVTVAFELED, encoded by the coding sequence ATGGTCTTCAAGAAGATCACGCTGATCGGCACGAGCACGGAGAGCTTCGACGACGCCGCCGACGACGCCATCGACCGCGCCGAGGAGACGCTCCAGAACGTCTACTGGGTCGAGGTAGACGAACTGGGCGTCGAGATCGCCTCCGTCGAGGGGCGGGAGTACCAGGCGGAGGTGACGGTGGCGTTCGAACTGGAGGACTGA
- a CDS encoding pyridoxal-phosphate-dependent aminotransferase family protein, with protein sequence MAPDDAPQVDELTPPSRTLMGPGPSDVHPRVLRAMSTPLVGHLDPSFIEIMDEVQELLRYTFRTDNRWTIPVSGTGSASMEAAIGNVVEPGDTMLVPTNGYFGGRMASMARRAGGEVVTVDAPWGEPLDPAAVSDALAEYDPDVFGFVHAETSTGVLQPNVPELTAAAHDHDALVIADTVTSLGGVEFRVDEWDVDVAYSGPQKCLSCPPGASPLTLSDEAMEKVLSREEDPRSWYLDLSLLEGYWGDERSYHHTAPITNVYAMREALRLVAEEGIEERWARHRRLAGALKAGVEGMGLEMNAPEEYWLPSLNAVRVPEGVDDGEVCAELLDRYDLEIAGGLGDLAGEIFRIGCMGHSARPENVLLVVTALGDVLESMGADVDPDAGVAAARRTLRS encoded by the coding sequence ATGGCACCCGACGACGCGCCACAGGTCGACGAGCTAACGCCGCCGAGTCGCACGCTGATGGGGCCCGGCCCGAGCGACGTCCACCCGCGCGTGCTGCGCGCGATGAGCACGCCGCTGGTGGGCCACCTCGACCCCTCGTTCATCGAGATCATGGACGAGGTCCAGGAGCTGTTGCGGTACACGTTCCGGACGGACAACCGGTGGACCATTCCGGTCTCGGGGACGGGGTCGGCCTCGATGGAGGCCGCCATCGGCAACGTCGTCGAACCCGGCGACACGATGCTCGTGCCGACGAACGGCTACTTCGGCGGCCGGATGGCCTCGATGGCTCGCCGCGCCGGCGGCGAGGTCGTCACCGTCGACGCCCCGTGGGGCGAACCCCTCGACCCCGCGGCCGTCTCCGACGCGCTCGCCGAGTACGACCCCGACGTCTTCGGCTTCGTCCACGCCGAGACGAGCACGGGCGTCCTCCAGCCGAACGTGCCCGAACTCACGGCGGCGGCCCACGACCACGACGCGCTCGTGATCGCCGACACCGTGACCTCGCTGGGCGGGGTCGAGTTCCGCGTCGACGAGTGGGACGTCGACGTCGCCTACTCGGGCCCGCAGAAGTGTCTCTCCTGTCCGCCGGGTGCGAGTCCGCTGACCCTCTCCGACGAGGCGATGGAGAAGGTCCTCTCCCGGGAGGAAGACCCCCGGTCGTGGTACCTCGACCTCTCCCTGCTGGAGGGGTACTGGGGCGACGAGCGTTCGTACCACCACACCGCGCCGATCACGAACGTCTACGCCATGCGCGAGGCGCTGCGGCTGGTCGCCGAGGAGGGCATCGAGGAACGCTGGGCCCGCCACCGCCGCCTCGCGGGCGCGCTGAAAGCCGGCGTCGAGGGGATGGGACTGGAGATGAACGCCCCCGAGGAGTACTGGCTGCCCAGCCTCAACGCCGTCCGCGTCCCCGAGGGCGTCGACGACGGCGAGGTCTGCGCCGAGTTGCTCGACCGCTACGACCTCGAGATAGCCGGCGGGCTGGGCGACCTCGCCGGCGAGATATTCCGGATCGGTTGCATGGGCCACTCCGCGCGGCCGGAGAACGTCCTGCTGGTGGTGACGGCGCTCGGCGACGTGCTAGAATCGATGGGCGCCGACGTCGACCCCGACGCGGGGGTCGCGGCGGCGCGGCGAACGTTACGGTCCTAG
- a CDS encoding DUF7116 family protein — protein sequence MRLVEQARSIFAELGYTVEGSGPEFRAERAWKVVHVNTVYEHLDIPDGSGQFRCFVAQPGDADDLERRLRSVDPDYEWAIMVVDGEEYEVERVPPGPTMSA from the coding sequence ATTCGGCTCGTCGAACAGGCCAGGTCGATTTTCGCGGAACTCGGCTACACGGTCGAGGGCAGCGGCCCGGAGTTCAGAGCGGAACGCGCGTGGAAGGTCGTCCACGTCAACACGGTATACGAGCACCTCGACATTCCGGACGGCTCCGGCCAGTTCCGCTGTTTCGTCGCCCAGCCCGGGGACGCCGACGACCTCGAACGCCGACTGCGCAGCGTCGACCCCGACTACGAGTGGGCGATCATGGTCGTCGACGGCGAGGAGTACGAGGTCGAGCGCGTCCCGCCCGGACCCACGATGTCCGCCTAG
- a CDS encoding DUF5816 domain-containing protein — MEAMSTEDGETVYVSTSDGDRGSKAPFLVAYESADGTDRYGWFCANCESFDNAMDAMGRIQCNRCSNFRKPTEWDAAHE; from the coding sequence ATGGAAGCGATGTCGACCGAAGACGGGGAGACGGTCTACGTCTCGACGTCGGACGGCGACAGGGGGTCGAAGGCCCCGTTTCTGGTCGCCTACGAGAGCGCCGACGGCACGGACCGCTACGGCTGGTTCTGCGCGAACTGCGAGAGTTTCGACAACGCGATGGACGCGATGGGCCGGATCCAGTGTAACCGATGTAGCAACTTCCGCAAGCCGACGGAGTGGGACGCCGCCCACGAGTGA
- a CDS encoding bifunctional metallophosphatase/5'-nucleotidase — MSLRLIQYSDVENACDDPDRIGRLARTIRRYRDDGTVVVGTGDNTSPGVLPLVTEGRQAIRFYEAVDPDVETFGNHDFDYGPGATLKVVRDSPQTWVSANVRRDGDRFGADAGVEPWTVVERDGVRVGFTGVTTPRTASLNPMATDLTFADPVAAAREATARLREAGADHVVVCSHLGTGDDDLARAVDADVVLGGHVPSPRVERVDGTLLTRPGDGGAAVVEVRLDEGPTARLRPTSAVDPATDVVAEFERLRAEAGLDEVVGRVDDPIARTEEALFGGECRAGNFVADAYRWKTGADLALQNSGGVRSGPALSGEVTAADVIGLVPFDEPVAVAEVPGERLARVLAGGAGVDLGFAEPDWWHAQVSGATVEWDPDGHAVRPLTVGGEPFDPDATYRLATSDYLFHTDDEFPALRPADRVDRTAGTQYDVLLEYAREVGIEARVEGRVRRVD; from the coding sequence ATGTCCCTCCGGCTGATACAGTACTCGGACGTCGAGAACGCCTGCGACGACCCGGACCGGATCGGACGGCTGGCGAGGACGATCCGGCGGTACCGCGACGACGGGACGGTCGTCGTCGGCACCGGGGACAACACCTCGCCGGGCGTGCTCCCGCTGGTCACCGAGGGACGGCAGGCGATCCGGTTCTACGAGGCCGTCGACCCCGACGTCGAGACGTTCGGCAACCACGACTTCGACTACGGCCCCGGGGCGACCCTGAAAGTCGTCCGGGACTCCCCGCAGACGTGGGTCAGCGCGAACGTCCGCCGCGACGGCGACCGGTTCGGGGCCGACGCGGGCGTCGAACCCTGGACGGTCGTCGAGCGCGACGGCGTCCGCGTCGGCTTCACCGGCGTCACGACGCCGCGGACGGCCTCGCTGAACCCGATGGCGACCGACCTCACCTTTGCCGACCCGGTCGCTGCGGCCCGCGAGGCGACCGCGCGGCTTCGCGAGGCCGGCGCCGACCACGTCGTGGTCTGCTCGCACCTCGGGACCGGCGACGACGACCTCGCGCGGGCCGTCGACGCGGACGTCGTCCTCGGGGGGCACGTCCCCAGCCCGCGGGTCGAGCGCGTCGACGGCACGCTCCTGACGAGACCCGGCGACGGCGGCGCGGCGGTCGTCGAGGTGCGCCTCGACGAGGGGCCGACGGCGCGGCTCCGGCCGACCTCCGCGGTCGACCCCGCGACGGACGTCGTCGCCGAGTTCGAGCGCCTCCGGGCCGAGGCCGGCCTCGACGAGGTCGTCGGGCGGGTCGACGACCCCATCGCGCGCACCGAGGAGGCGCTGTTCGGCGGCGAGTGTCGCGCGGGCAACTTCGTCGCCGACGCCTACCGGTGGAAGACCGGCGCCGACCTCGCCTTGCAAAACAGCGGCGGCGTCCGGTCGGGACCGGCGCTGTCGGGCGAGGTGACCGCGGCCGACGTGATCGGGCTGGTGCCGTTCGACGAACCCGTCGCGGTCGCCGAGGTCCCCGGCGAGCGTCTGGCGCGCGTCCTCGCCGGCGGCGCCGGCGTCGACCTCGGCTTCGCCGAACCCGACTGGTGGCACGCCCAGGTCAGCGGCGCGACCGTCGAGTGGGACCCCGACGGCCACGCGGTGCGGCCGCTGACCGTCGGCGGGGAGCCGTTCGACCCCGACGCGACCTACCGCCTCGCGACCTCCGACTACCTGTTTCACACCGACGACGAGTTCCCCGCGTTGCGCCCCGCCGACCGGGTCGATCGGACCGCGGGCACGCAGTACGACGTCCTCCTCGAGTACGCCCGCGAGGTCGGGATCGAGGCGCGCGTCGAGGGGCGCGTCCGGCGCGTCGACTGA